In Isoptericola jiangsuensis, the following proteins share a genomic window:
- a CDS encoding LacI family DNA-binding transcriptional regulator yields the protein MADVAAVAGVSHQTVSRVLNGHPSVREETRGRVLAAIDELGYRRNSAARALVTSRSATLGVVTTGSALFGPTSTLIAVEEAARDRGYFVSVATLRTYDTASMHQVLEHFMDQGVDGIVVIAPHDEVAAAVESFRAPVPVVVVAALDDPSGAVHAGEGSSTMSLAVDQRLGARRATEHLLDLGHRDVVHVGGPHDWFDARERAAGWREAMESRGLVPARPRVRSWSAADGYAAGRDLAEALAAGEGPTAVFAGNDQLALGVLRALWERGVRVPDDVSVVGFDDVDGAAYFVPPLTTVRQPFAALGARGVEMLLAALEGASVPVQRIEPELVVRSSTAPPPR from the coding sequence ATGGCGGACGTGGCCGCGGTGGCCGGGGTGTCGCACCAGACGGTGTCGCGGGTCCTCAACGGGCACCCGAGCGTGCGCGAGGAGACGCGGGGTCGCGTGCTCGCGGCGATCGACGAGCTGGGGTACCGGCGCAACAGCGCGGCCCGGGCCCTGGTGACGTCGCGGTCGGCGACCCTGGGCGTCGTGACCACGGGGTCGGCGCTGTTCGGTCCGACGAGCACCCTCATCGCGGTGGAGGAGGCGGCGCGCGACCGGGGCTACTTCGTGTCGGTGGCGACGCTGCGGACGTACGACACCGCCTCGATGCACCAGGTGCTGGAGCACTTCATGGACCAGGGCGTCGACGGGATCGTGGTGATCGCGCCGCACGACGAGGTCGCGGCGGCCGTGGAGTCGTTCCGCGCCCCCGTGCCGGTGGTCGTGGTGGCCGCCCTGGACGACCCGTCGGGCGCGGTGCACGCGGGGGAGGGCTCGTCGACGATGTCGCTCGCGGTCGACCAGCGTCTGGGTGCGCGGCGCGCGACGGAGCACCTGCTGGACCTGGGCCACCGGGACGTGGTGCACGTCGGCGGTCCGCACGACTGGTTCGACGCGCGGGAGCGTGCGGCGGGCTGGCGCGAGGCGATGGAGTCGCGCGGCCTGGTGCCGGCGCGGCCGCGGGTGCGGTCGTGGTCGGCGGCGGACGGGTACGCGGCGGGTCGGGACCTGGCGGAGGCGCTGGCGGCGGGGGAGGGCCCGACGGCGGTGTTCGCGGGCAACGACCAGCTGGCGCTGGGCGTGCTGCGGGCGTTGTGGGAGCGTGGTGTGCGGGTGCCGGACGACGTGTCGGTGGTGGGTTTCGACGACGTGGACGGTGCGGCGTACTTCGTGCCGCCGTTGACGACGGTGCGGCAGCCGTTCGCGGCGCTGGGCGCGCGGGGCGTGGAGATGCTGCTGGCGGCGCTGGAGGGTGCGTCGGTGCCGGTGCAGCGGATCGAGCCGGAGCTGGTGGTGCGGTCCTCGACGGCGCCGCCGCCGCGCTGA
- a CDS encoding L-ribulose-5-phosphate 4-epimerase has protein sequence MAITEVPAHLRAAVDAAKKKVADLHAELPRWELVVWTAGNVSERVRDTEGDPDGADDLLVIKPSGVSYDDITPDAMVVCDLQGNLVEGDRSPSSDTAAHAYVYAHMPEVGGVVHTHSTYATAWAARGEEIPCVLTMMADEFGGPVPVGPFAIIGDDSIGRGIVATLQGSRSPAVLMRNHGPFTIGADAKAAVKAAVLCEEVARAVHVSRQLGEPLPIAQEHVDALYARYQNVYGQR, from the coding sequence ATGGCCATCACCGAGGTCCCGGCGCACCTGCGCGCCGCCGTCGACGCCGCGAAGAAGAAGGTCGCCGACCTGCACGCCGAGCTGCCCCGCTGGGAGCTCGTCGTGTGGACGGCGGGCAACGTGTCCGAGCGCGTGCGCGACACCGAGGGCGACCCCGACGGCGCCGACGACCTGCTCGTCATCAAGCCGTCCGGCGTCTCCTACGACGACATCACCCCCGACGCGATGGTCGTCTGCGACCTGCAGGGCAACCTCGTCGAGGGCGACCGCTCGCCGTCGTCCGACACCGCCGCGCACGCCTACGTGTACGCGCACATGCCCGAGGTGGGCGGCGTCGTGCACACCCACTCCACGTACGCGACCGCCTGGGCGGCGCGCGGCGAGGAGATCCCCTGCGTGCTGACGATGATGGCCGACGAGTTCGGCGGTCCCGTGCCCGTCGGCCCGTTCGCGATCATCGGCGACGACTCCATCGGCCGCGGCATCGTCGCGACCCTCCAGGGATCCCGCAGCCCCGCCGTCCTCATGCGCAACCACGGGCCGTTCACCATCGGCGCCGACGCGAAGGCCGCCGTCAAGGCCGCCGTCCTGTGCGAGGAGGTCGCCCGCGCGGTGCACGTGTCGCGCCAGCTCGGCGAGCCGCTGCCCATCGCCCAGGAGCACGTCGACGCGCTCTACGCCCGCTACCAGAACGTCTACGGCCAGCGCTGA
- a CDS encoding xylulokinase, whose amino-acid sequence MTLPDQVTEVRDALLAGRTTLGIELGSTNIKASLVGPDHAPIASGSHAWENELVDGLWTYSLDAVHAGLQGAYAALVADVEQRYGVRPTTFAALGVSAMMHGYLAFDADGELLVPFRTWRNTSTGPAAAELSALFGHNIPLRWSIAHLYQAILDDEPHVGQVASFTTLAGYVHRALTGRHVLGVGDASGMFPVDPATGDYDARMLAQFEHLAAAKRPGLDVAGFLPEVLPAGADAGHLTDAGAALLDPTGELRPGVLLCPPEGDAGTGMVATNSVAPRTGNVSAGTSIFAMVVLEKPLASVHHELDLVTTPAGDLVAMVHCNNGASELDAWAGLFREFAGALGGPDDADAVFGTLFTAALDGAADGGGLLAYNYLAGEPITGLDAGRPLFVRTPDSRLTLASFMRTQIYGAFGTLALGMRVLDGEGVAIDAMFAHGGMFRTAGVAQRLLAAAVDAPVAVGRTAGEGGAWGIAVLAAFAAASAAEPGLTLAGYLADRVFADAELDVVDPDPADVAGFATYLERYAAGLAVERAAVASL is encoded by the coding sequence ATGACGCTGCCAGACCAGGTGACCGAGGTGCGCGACGCCCTCCTCGCAGGACGCACCACCCTCGGCATCGAGCTCGGCTCGACCAACATCAAGGCCTCCCTCGTGGGACCCGACCACGCCCCGATCGCCAGCGGCTCCCACGCCTGGGAGAACGAGCTGGTCGACGGGCTGTGGACGTACTCCCTCGACGCCGTCCACGCCGGCCTCCAGGGTGCCTACGCCGCCCTCGTCGCCGACGTCGAGCAGCGCTACGGGGTGCGACCTACCACGTTTGCCGCGCTCGGCGTCTCGGCGATGATGCACGGCTACCTCGCGTTCGACGCCGACGGTGAGCTGCTCGTGCCCTTCCGCACCTGGCGCAACACCAGCACCGGCCCCGCCGCCGCGGAGCTCTCCGCGCTGTTCGGGCACAACATCCCGCTGCGCTGGTCGATCGCGCACCTCTACCAGGCCATCCTCGACGACGAGCCGCACGTCGGGCAGGTCGCGTCGTTCACGACGCTCGCCGGGTACGTGCACCGCGCGCTGACCGGCCGCCACGTGCTCGGCGTCGGCGACGCGTCCGGCATGTTCCCCGTCGACCCCGCCACCGGCGACTACGACGCCCGCATGCTCGCCCAGTTCGAGCACCTCGCCGCGGCGAAGCGCCCCGGCCTCGACGTGGCGGGCTTCCTGCCCGAGGTGCTCCCCGCGGGCGCCGACGCCGGCCACCTCACCGACGCCGGCGCGGCCCTGCTCGACCCGACCGGCGAGCTGCGCCCGGGCGTCCTGCTCTGCCCGCCCGAGGGCGACGCCGGCACCGGCATGGTCGCCACCAACTCGGTCGCGCCCCGCACCGGCAACGTCAGCGCCGGCACGTCGATCTTCGCGATGGTCGTCCTGGAGAAGCCGCTCGCGTCCGTCCACCACGAGCTCGACCTCGTCACCACCCCCGCCGGTGACCTCGTCGCGATGGTGCACTGCAACAACGGTGCGAGCGAGCTCGACGCCTGGGCCGGTCTGTTCCGCGAGTTCGCCGGAGCGCTCGGCGGCCCCGACGACGCCGACGCCGTGTTCGGCACCCTGTTCACCGCGGCCCTCGACGGCGCGGCGGACGGCGGCGGCCTGCTCGCCTACAACTACCTCGCGGGCGAGCCCATCACCGGCCTGGACGCCGGCCGTCCCCTGTTCGTGCGCACCCCCGACAGCCGCCTCACCCTGGCGAGCTTCATGCGCACCCAGATCTACGGCGCGTTCGGCACCCTCGCGCTCGGCATGCGCGTGCTCGACGGCGAGGGCGTCGCGATCGACGCGATGTTCGCCCACGGCGGCATGTTCCGCACCGCCGGCGTGGCCCAGCGCCTGCTCGCCGCCGCCGTCGACGCGCCCGTCGCCGTCGGCCGCACCGCCGGGGAGGGCGGTGCGTGGGGCATCGCCGTGCTCGCCGCGTTCGCCGCGGCGTCCGCCGCGGAGCCCGGCCTCACCCTCGCCGGCTACCTCGCCGACCGCGTCTTCGCCGACGCCGAGCTCGACGTCGTCGACCCCGACCCGGCCGACGTCGCCGGCTTCGCCACCTACCTCGAGCGCTACGCCGCCGGGCTCGCCGTCGAGCGCGCCGCCGTCGCGTCGCTCTGA
- a CDS encoding GNAT family N-acetyltransferase has translation MSDTTVNPAAGADGDAPTRIALVTDEHAGELLTLRRAAFVSEAQLYDDPNIPPLTQTLHELREDMARDDVVTIGAWEGHRLVGSIRVEVEGSRATLGRLAVAPDQQGKGLGTTLLFAILDHLPEDVAEIWAFTGKDSRQNLAMYTKHGYEAQYDEAAGELTYTYLRRVLHAVDARREAPAGSPADRP, from the coding sequence ATGAGCGACACCACCGTCAACCCTGCCGCCGGTGCCGACGGCGACGCACCGACCCGGATCGCGCTCGTCACCGACGAGCACGCGGGCGAGCTCCTCACGCTGCGCCGCGCCGCCTTCGTGTCCGAGGCGCAGCTCTACGACGACCCGAACATCCCGCCGCTGACGCAGACGCTGCACGAGCTGCGCGAGGACATGGCCCGCGACGACGTCGTGACGATCGGGGCGTGGGAGGGACACCGCCTCGTCGGGTCGATCCGGGTGGAGGTCGAGGGGTCCCGCGCGACGCTCGGCCGGCTGGCCGTGGCGCCGGACCAGCAGGGCAAGGGTCTGGGGACGACGCTGCTGTTCGCGATCCTCGACCACCTGCCGGAGGACGTCGCGGAGATCTGGGCGTTCACGGGCAAGGACTCCCGGCAGAACCTCGCGATGTACACGAAGCACGGCTACGAGGCCCAGTACGACGAGGCCGCGGGCGAGCTCACCTACACGTACCTGCGCCGCGTGCTGCACGCGGTGGACGCCCGCCGGGAGGCGCCGGCGGGCTCCCCGGCCGACCGGCCGTGA
- the araA gene encoding L-arabinose isomerase, with product MSKPYGDREVWFLTGSQDLYGPETLEQVAAQSQEVAAVLDASDDVPATVVWKPVLKDSDSIRRAMLEANSRDDVLGVVTWMHTFSPAKMWIAGLDALRKPLLHLHTQANVELPWADIDMDFMNLNQAAHGDREYGYMLSRLGVARTTVVGHVTNPAVQRRVGTWVRGAAGWAATHELTLVRFGDNMRNVGVTEGDKTEAELQFGVSVNTWGVNDLVAAVDAVEESAIDALVAQYEDLYDVAPELRAGAERHDSLRYAARQEIAMEAFLVERGAKAFTTNFEDLGALRQLPGLAVQRLMAKGYGFGAEGDWKTAVLVRAAKVMGEGLPGGASLMEDYTYDLTPGSELILGAHMLEICPSLTTSTPRIEIHPLGIGGKEDPVRMVFDADATEGAVVVSLADMRDRFRLTANVVDVVPPTHELPKLPVARAVWAPRPDFATSAEAWLTAGGAHHTVMSTAAGIEAFEVFAQIAGTELLVIDEDTTRRGFADQVRWNQVYYRLARGL from the coding sequence ATGTCCAAGCCCTACGGCGACCGCGAGGTCTGGTTCCTCACCGGCAGCCAGGACCTCTACGGCCCCGAGACGCTCGAGCAGGTCGCCGCGCAGTCGCAGGAGGTCGCCGCCGTCCTCGACGCGTCCGACGACGTGCCCGCCACGGTCGTGTGGAAGCCGGTCCTCAAGGACTCGGACTCCATCCGTCGCGCCATGCTGGAGGCCAACTCCCGCGACGACGTCCTCGGCGTCGTCACGTGGATGCACACGTTCAGCCCCGCGAAGATGTGGATCGCGGGCCTCGACGCGCTGCGCAAGCCGCTGCTGCACCTGCACACGCAGGCGAACGTCGAGCTCCCGTGGGCCGACATCGACATGGACTTCATGAACCTCAACCAGGCCGCGCACGGCGACCGCGAGTACGGGTACATGCTGTCCCGGCTCGGCGTCGCGCGGACCACGGTCGTGGGGCACGTGACCAACCCGGCCGTGCAGCGCCGCGTCGGCACCTGGGTCCGCGGCGCCGCGGGCTGGGCCGCCACGCACGAGCTGACCCTGGTGCGGTTCGGCGACAACATGCGCAACGTCGGCGTCACCGAGGGCGACAAGACGGAGGCCGAGCTGCAGTTCGGCGTCTCGGTCAACACGTGGGGCGTCAACGACCTCGTCGCCGCGGTCGACGCCGTCGAGGAGTCCGCCATCGACGCGCTCGTGGCGCAGTACGAGGACCTCTACGACGTCGCGCCGGAGCTGCGCGCCGGCGCCGAGCGGCACGACTCCCTGCGCTACGCGGCCCGCCAGGAGATCGCCATGGAGGCGTTCCTCGTCGAGCGCGGCGCCAAGGCGTTCACCACGAACTTCGAGGACCTCGGCGCGCTGCGCCAGCTGCCCGGCCTGGCCGTACAGCGCCTCATGGCCAAGGGCTACGGGTTCGGCGCCGAGGGCGACTGGAAGACCGCCGTCCTCGTGCGCGCCGCGAAGGTCATGGGCGAGGGCCTGCCCGGTGGCGCCTCCCTCATGGAGGACTACACCTACGACCTCACCCCCGGCTCGGAGCTCATCCTCGGCGCGCACATGCTGGAGATCTGCCCGTCGCTGACCACCTCGACCCCGCGCATCGAGATCCACCCCCTGGGCATCGGCGGCAAGGAGGACCCGGTCCGCATGGTGTTCGACGCCGACGCGACCGAGGGTGCCGTCGTCGTGTCGCTGGCCGACATGCGCGACCGGTTCCGCCTCACGGCCAACGTCGTCGACGTCGTCCCGCCGACGCACGAGCTGCCGAAGCTCCCGGTGGCCCGCGCCGTCTGGGCCCCGCGCCCCGACTTCGCGACGTCGGCCGAGGCCTGGCTGACCGCGGGCGGTGCCCATCACACGGTCATGTCGACCGCCGCCGGCATCGAGGCGTTCGAGGTGTTCGCGCAGATCGCGGGCACCGAGCTGCTCGTCATCGACGAGGACACCACGCGTCGCGGGTTCGCCGACCAGGTCCGCTGGAACCAGGTCTACTACCGCCTGGCGCGCGGGCTCTGA
- the purU gene encoding formyltetrahydrofolate deformylase → MACVTTQPNPTSPARPTEWVLTLSCPDRPGIVHAVSGVLAEHGGNITESQQFGDPVSGLFFLRMQVESASARPELEAALGDVAARFAMTWQLDVVGRPVRTLLMVSRAAHCLVDLLYRERSGQVPIDVVGVVGNHTDLADHAAFYGKPFHHVPVTAATKGEAEDRLRALVRELDVELVVLARYMQILSDDLCRDLSGRVINIHHSFLPSFKGARPYAQAHDRGVKLIGATSHYVTGDLDEGPIIEQDVERVDHSRAVTDLVSLGEDVERRTLARAVRWHAEHRVLLNGHRTVVFH, encoded by the coding sequence ATGGCGTGCGTGACCACGCAGCCGAACCCGACCTCGCCGGCACGCCCGACGGAGTGGGTCCTCACCCTGTCCTGCCCCGACCGCCCCGGCATCGTGCACGCCGTCAGCGGCGTGCTCGCCGAGCACGGCGGGAACATCACCGAGTCGCAGCAGTTCGGCGACCCGGTGTCGGGACTGTTCTTCCTGCGCATGCAGGTCGAGTCGGCCTCCGCCCGCCCCGAGCTGGAGGCGGCGCTCGGCGACGTCGCGGCCCGGTTCGCGATGACGTGGCAGCTCGACGTCGTCGGCCGCCCCGTGCGCACGCTGCTCATGGTGTCCCGGGCGGCGCACTGCCTGGTGGACCTGCTCTACCGGGAGCGCTCCGGCCAGGTGCCCATCGACGTCGTCGGCGTGGTGGGCAACCACACCGACCTGGCGGACCACGCCGCGTTCTACGGCAAGCCGTTCCACCACGTGCCGGTCACCGCCGCGACGAAGGGCGAGGCCGAGGACCGGCTGCGCGCGCTGGTGCGCGAGCTCGACGTCGAGCTGGTCGTGCTGGCCCGGTACATGCAGATCCTGTCGGACGACCTGTGCCGCGACCTGTCGGGACGCGTCATCAACATCCACCACTCGTTCCTGCCGTCGTTCAAGGGGGCGCGGCCCTACGCGCAGGCGCACGACCGGGGCGTCAAGCTCATCGGGGCGACGTCGCACTACGTCACGGGCGACCTGGACGAGGGCCCGATCATCGAGCAGGACGTCGAGCGCGTGGACCACTCGCGCGCCGTGACGGACCTCGTCTCCCTCGGCGAGGACGTCGAGCGGCGCACGCTGGCCCGCGCCGTGCGCTGGCACGCCGAGCACCGGGTGCTGCTCAACGGGCACCGCACGGTCGTCTTCCACTGA
- a CDS encoding toxin-antitoxin system HicB family antitoxin — protein MNLDQYVAELQQQLATAAAAGGDDARELAARLTAPLDAAARLALLGALSDAAGEISAELAPGSVDVRLRAGSPEFVVTAPRSTPTGTPPPPAPAATAQAAEPADAEGGATTRTTLRLPDHLKAQAEVAAARDGVSVNTWLVRAVAAALEQSTGRPAARPTQHGSGRVTGWVR, from the coding sequence ATGAACCTCGACCAGTACGTCGCCGAGCTGCAGCAGCAGCTCGCCACCGCGGCCGCCGCCGGCGGGGACGACGCCCGCGAGCTCGCCGCCCGCCTCACCGCACCCCTCGACGCCGCCGCGCGGCTCGCCCTCCTGGGCGCCCTGTCCGACGCCGCCGGGGAGATCTCCGCCGAGCTCGCCCCCGGCTCCGTCGACGTCCGCCTGCGCGCCGGGTCGCCCGAGTTCGTCGTCACCGCCCCCCGCAGCACCCCGACCGGCACCCCACCGCCCCCCGCGCCGGCCGCTACCGCGCAGGCCGCGGAGCCGGCCGACGCCGAGGGCGGCGCCACCACCCGCACCACCCTGCGCCTGCCCGACCACCTCAAGGCCCAGGCCGAGGTCGCCGCCGCCCGCGACGGCGTCTCCGTCAACACGTGGCTCGTGCGCGCCGTCGCCGCGGCGCTCGAGCAGTCCACCGGCCGACCCGCCGCGCGGCCCACGCAGCACGGCTCCGGCCGCGTCACCGGCTGGGTGCGCTGA
- a CDS encoding LacI family DNA-binding transcriptional regulator yields the protein MANPGVEKPNIRQVAQLAGVSHMTVSRVLNDHPNIREATRRRVEDAIEQLGYRPSMTARALATQRSNRIGVLVESATTFGPTSTLYAVESAARASGYEVSSVFLQAGAKITPQEAVDHLVALGIDALCVVAPRSSSIADLRRIAVGVPVLVVKPDKDPTFLTVTVDQRAGTALAVDHLVALGHRDILHLAGPLDWLDARARERAFHARAKSWGVRERPIVVGDWSADFAYEFARGIRELPDYTAVFVANDDMAVGLVHGLHERGFSVPDDLSVVGFDDIPLARHVIPPLTTVRQNFAALGVSVVEVLRAAIEGREIPDATRISAEIVTRASSAPPRKTD from the coding sequence ATGGCGAACCCCGGCGTCGAGAAGCCGAACATCCGGCAGGTCGCGCAGCTCGCCGGCGTGTCGCACATGACGGTGTCCCGGGTGCTCAACGACCACCCGAACATCCGCGAGGCCACGCGGCGGCGCGTCGAGGACGCCATCGAGCAGCTCGGCTACCGGCCCAGCATGACCGCCCGCGCGCTGGCCACCCAGCGCAGCAACCGCATCGGCGTCCTCGTGGAGAGCGCCACCACGTTCGGGCCCACCAGCACCCTGTACGCCGTCGAGTCCGCGGCCCGCGCGTCCGGCTACGAGGTCAGCTCCGTGTTCCTCCAGGCGGGCGCCAAGATCACCCCGCAGGAGGCCGTCGACCACCTGGTGGCGCTCGGGATCGACGCCCTGTGCGTCGTCGCGCCCCGGTCGTCGTCCATCGCCGACCTGCGCCGCATCGCCGTCGGCGTGCCCGTGCTCGTCGTCAAGCCGGACAAGGACCCGACGTTCCTCACCGTCACCGTCGACCAGCGGGCCGGGACGGCGCTCGCCGTCGACCACCTCGTGGCGCTGGGCCACCGCGACATCCTGCACCTGGCGGGCCCGCTCGACTGGCTCGACGCCCGCGCCCGCGAGCGCGCGTTCCACGCCCGGGCCAAGTCCTGGGGGGTCCGCGAGCGCCCCATCGTGGTCGGTGACTGGTCGGCGGACTTCGCCTACGAGTTCGCGCGCGGCATCCGCGAGCTCCCCGACTACACGGCCGTGTTCGTCGCCAACGACGACATGGCGGTCGGACTCGTCCACGGGCTGCACGAGCGGGGGTTCTCCGTCCCGGACGACCTCAGCGTCGTCGGGTTCGACGACATCCCGCTGGCCCGGCACGTCATCCCGCCGCTGACGACCGTGCGGCAGAACTTCGCCGCGCTCGGCGTGTCCGTCGTGGAGGTCCTGCGGGCCGCGATCGAGGGTCGGGAGATCCCGGACGCCACCCGCATCTCGGCCGAGATCGTCACGCGCGCCTCCAGCGCGCCGCCGCGGAAGACCGACTGA
- a CDS encoding DUF4097 family beta strand repeat-containing protein gives MPTFPAPRPVPVTVDVPFARLHVVASDRDDVVVTVLPSDPSRSGSVRAAEEVRVERTGDGVAVTYPGSWKQWVLPFAAGTADVTVELPTGSEVRGRTGSLHVEGALHAVEMSLSAGDARLGVVDRLTLAVGAGSVHVGRAVTANVKASAGSVHVDEVAGEVAVKASNGTTTVGTVSGALTVQGAHGDITVRRVRGAVTARSAHSSIRVDALESGSVALTTSFGSIDVGVPEGTAAYLDLATEHGTVRNQLTPTDGPVADEATAEIHASTGYGDVVVRRPHA, from the coding sequence ATGCCCACGTTCCCCGCCCCCCGCCCCGTCCCCGTCACCGTGGACGTCCCCTTCGCCCGGCTCCACGTCGTGGCGAGCGACCGGGACGACGTCGTCGTCACCGTCCTGCCGAGCGACCCGTCGCGGTCCGGCAGCGTCCGCGCCGCCGAGGAGGTCCGCGTCGAGCGCACCGGTGACGGAGTCGCCGTCACCTACCCCGGCTCGTGGAAGCAGTGGGTGCTGCCGTTCGCGGCCGGCACCGCCGACGTCACCGTCGAGCTGCCCACCGGGTCCGAGGTGCGCGGCAGGACCGGCTCGCTGCACGTCGAGGGCGCACTGCACGCCGTCGAGATGTCCCTGTCCGCCGGCGACGCCCGTCTGGGGGTCGTCGACCGGCTCACCCTCGCCGTGGGCGCCGGCTCCGTGCACGTCGGGCGGGCCGTCACCGCGAACGTCAAGGCGAGCGCCGGCTCGGTCCACGTCGACGAGGTCGCCGGCGAGGTCGCGGTCAAGGCCTCCAACGGCACCACGACCGTCGGCACCGTCAGCGGCGCCCTCACCGTGCAGGGCGCGCACGGCGACATCACCGTGCGCCGGGTGCGCGGCGCCGTCACGGCCCGCTCCGCGCACAGCAGCATCCGGGTGGACGCCCTCGAGTCCGGCAGCGTCGCGCTCACCACGTCGTTCGGGTCGATCGACGTCGGGGTGCCGGAGGGCACCGCCGCCTACCTCGACCTCGCGACCGAGCACGGCACGGTCCGCAACCAGCTCACGCCCACCGACGGCCCGGTCGCCGACGAGGCCACCGCCGAGATCCACGCCAGCACCGGCTACGGCGACGTCGTCGTCCGTCGCCCGCACGCCTGA
- a CDS encoding sugar ABC transporter ATP-binding protein yields the protein MPPERTATPAVEMRGITVEYGGVRVLDGADLTLRAGEVHALMGENGAGKSTLIGALTGTVPILDGTVLLDGVPSTPTSVARSRAEGVATVFQESHLSPHLSVAENIMIGHEVRGRFGIRWARNRDRASAVLAALGIEDVDPRAPLGSLPPATKQLVAVARAIVLEPRVLVLDEPTSSLDESEAARLLGVVRRLRDQGVAILFVSHFLEQVLEVSDRMTVLRGGRVVAEYRTADVDRAELISKMIGEDIDALQALHSERLEHHYADSRPVRLRASSIGRRGTLEPTDVELSPGEVVGFAGLRGSGRTELARLMGGVERPDRGELWLDGARVQLRGPAAALRHRIAVSSENLRTEGIVAELSVRQNIVLGLQALRGWTRPLSRAEQDAVVDTYLDALNLSHEDLDRPAGELSGGTQQKVMLARLLATRPHVLILDEPTRGIDIAAKLDIQRRVARLAGEGVAVVFISSQLEEVVRLSDRIVVLKDREKIGELSNGPGVTVDTIVEMIAAELDGFAFDDEG from the coding sequence ATGCCGCCGGAGCGGACCGCGACCCCGGCGGTCGAGATGCGCGGGATCACCGTGGAGTACGGGGGCGTGCGGGTGCTCGACGGCGCGGACCTCACCCTGCGTGCGGGGGAGGTGCACGCGCTCATGGGGGAGAACGGCGCGGGCAAGTCGACGCTCATCGGCGCGCTGACGGGGACCGTGCCGATCCTGGACGGCACCGTCCTCCTGGACGGGGTGCCGTCCACGCCGACGAGCGTGGCCCGCAGCCGGGCCGAGGGTGTCGCGACCGTGTTCCAGGAGTCGCACCTCAGCCCGCACCTGTCGGTGGCCGAGAACATCATGATCGGGCACGAGGTGCGGGGCCGGTTCGGCATCCGCTGGGCCCGGAACCGGGACCGGGCGTCGGCGGTGCTGGCCGCCCTGGGCATCGAGGACGTGGACCCGCGCGCGCCGCTGGGCTCGCTGCCGCCCGCGACGAAGCAGCTCGTGGCGGTCGCCCGCGCCATCGTCCTGGAGCCGCGGGTGCTCGTCCTCGACGAGCCGACCTCCAGCCTCGACGAGTCCGAGGCCGCCCGCCTGCTCGGTGTGGTGCGCCGCCTGCGCGACCAGGGCGTCGCCATCCTGTTCGTCTCCCACTTCCTGGAGCAGGTGCTGGAGGTGAGCGACCGCATGACCGTGCTGCGCGGAGGTCGGGTCGTGGCGGAGTACCGCACGGCCGACGTGGACCGGGCCGAGCTGATCTCGAAGATGATCGGCGAGGACATCGACGCGCTCCAGGCGTTGCACTCCGAGCGTCTGGAGCACCACTACGCGGACTCGCGCCCCGTGCGGCTGCGGGCGTCGTCGATCGGCCGGCGGGGGACGCTCGAGCCGACGGACGTCGAGCTCTCGCCGGGGGAGGTCGTGGGGTTCGCGGGGCTGCGCGGGTCGGGCCGTACGGAGCTCGCGCGTCTCATGGGCGGGGTGGAGCGCCCGGACCGGGGCGAGCTGTGGCTGGACGGCGCCCGCGTGCAGCTCCGCGGCCCGGCGGCGGCCCTGCGGCACCGGATCGCGGTGTCGAGCGAGAACCTGCGCACGGAGGGGATCGTCGCCGAGCTGTCGGTGCGCCAGAACATCGTCCTGGGACTGCAGGCGCTGCGCGGCTGGACGCGGCCGTTGTCGCGGGCCGAGCAGGACGCGGTGGTCGACACCTACCTGGACGCCCTCAACCTGTCCCACGAGGACCTGGACCGTCCGGCGGGCGAGCTGTCGGGCGGCACGCAGCAGAAGGTGATGCTGGCCCGGCTGCTGGCGACGCGGCCGCACGTGCTGATCCTGGACGAGCCGACGCGCGGCATCGACATCGCCGCGAAGCTCGACATCCAGCGGCGGGTCGCACGGCTGGCCGGCGAGGGCGTGGCCGTCGTCTTCATCTCCTCCCAGCTGGAGGAGGTGGTGCGCCTCAGCGACCGCATCGTGGTGCTCAAGGACCGGGAGAAGATCGGGGAGCTGAGCAACGGTCCCGGGGTCACGGTGGACACGATCGTGGAGATGATCGCGGCGGAGCTCGACGGGTTCGCGTTCGACGACGAGGGCTGA